A DNA window from Trichosurus vulpecula isolate mTriVul1 chromosome 2, mTriVul1.pri, whole genome shotgun sequence contains the following coding sequences:
- the LOC118836677 gene encoding destrin-like, translated as MASGVQVADEVSHIFYDMKVRKCSTPEEIKKRKKAVIFCLSADKKCIIVEEGKDILVGDVGVTITDPFMHFVGMLPEKDCRYALYDAIFETKESRKEELMFFLWAPELAPLQSKMIYASSKDAIKKKFPGIKHECQADGPADLNRACIAEKLGGSLIVALDDHSVPHG; from the coding sequence ATGGCCTCAGGAGTGCAGGTAGCTGATGAAGTATCCCACATTTTCTATGATATGAAAGTTCGGAAATGTTCCACAccagaagaaatcaagaaaagaaagaaggcagttATCTTTTGTCTCAGTGCTGACAAAAAATGCATCATTGTGGAAGAAGGCAAAGATATCTTAGTGGGAGATGTTGGTGTGACCATTACCGATCCTTTCATGCATTTTGTGGGGATGCTTCCTGAAAAGGATTGTCGCTACGCTTTATATGATGCAATCTTTGAAACAAAGGAATCAAGAAAAGAAGAACTGATGTTTTTTCTATGGGCACCAGAACTAGCACCTCTCCAAAGCAAAATGATCTATGCAAGCTCAAAGGATGCaatcaaaaagaaatttccaGGCATTAAACATGAATGTCAAGCAGATGGACCAGCTGATCTCAACCGggcttgtattgctgagaaactAGGAGGGTCCTTAATTGTAGCTTTAGATGATCATTCAGTGCCTCACGGGTGA